The genomic segment ATAACTTACTAAAAGTCATGCCGGAAGTAGTAGAGCTGGGACTTAAACTAGGTATTATTGAGTCTTAGTTCAGTGCTCAGTAAACTTGCTTAACCTTTCCTAATATTAATTTCTGTAAGgtgataacatatatatttttaagtcctGTGTAAGGGACTCGAAATGGGAACAGAAACCAGTTCGTGTGCAGGAAGAGTAGTGGTTGTGTGGAGTGAAACGAGAACAGGAGTGAAGTTGAAGGGCCTAGTTTTTTGTCATTGTGGGAAACAGCTGATGTAAACATTTGGAAACGTCACAGTAACCTAACTTGAGTTATTCTGTCACCTCCTAGATGTCATTGATTGTGATCTTTTTCTTCGatactttttctttaaagagggTCTGATCTCAGCAGTTTTGGAGCACTGCCCCAGCAGAAGCAGCTGCAGGAGGAACTTTCTGACTTATCAGCGATGGAAGATGCTCTGGACGACTTGATTAAGGACTGTGCTCAGCAGCTGTTTGAGTTAACAgatgacaaagaaaatgaaagatatcCTTTAactctacctttttaaaaaaatttccccttCCAAAGTAGATAACTATGAACAGGAAGGTCAGCTTGGGGATTTAGTTAATATATTTAAGGTacaaaattagactgttagaaatTACAGTGAGTAAAGGTTTAGTAGTGTACATATAGCCTTGAACGACACATCATTCCTGGAGCTTTTTTGTGTGGCATCTGTTCAGGTTAAATGCTGAGCGTGCCCTCAGGCACATGCCAAGGGtaacatttgcatttaaaattaaaatagtggagcattcttgtttgtttttgtagtcTGATTATGGGAAAGATAGTAAAATATTTGTTGGCTTTTGTTAAATTCATGTTTGCCCTGGCTTGTTAACCGAAGTTTTTCTGAGGCAGAATGAATTGCCATTGAAACAGTATTGACCCTGCCATTCCAGTCACCAAGCCGAGTGCAGCCGGACATCACTGCTGCTCTCCAGCTCAGTGTCTCTGGACCCGAGCAGAAGCCTGGTCTTGTCTTCATGTCTCCTAGGCTGCTCTGCTGCCCTCTTCCCCTGGTGGCACCTTTAGGAGGTGTCACTGATTCTGAGCTGTCCCATGCTTCAAATTAAACTCCACATCAGTCAGAACTCCTGTTTCCACAATACAGTtattagaagggaaaaaaattctgTTACTGCACCCAATCAAAAGGTCtgtggggtaaaaaaaaaaaacgctgaAGAAACCCAGTAAATCATGTAATTGGTAAAATTGCAGGCAACACAGTGAAACCATATGAAGAAGATTCAGGTAGGGAAATGGAAGATCATTTGGGGGGAGGGCAACCCCAGGAGTACATGATAGTCCTAAAAAACTTACTCTCTGAGTGGTTTCCAGTTTTTACAGATATTTTCCACTTTGCATTTTAGGAGATTCTCATTAAAACTCTGAATATTTTTTCCCAAAGGTTCTCATAGTAAGATCTAGCAATGAATAGAGGTTTGAACACCTTCATGAGTTGTGTTTGTGTTAGGGATTCAGACTTTATTAGTATTTTCTCCAGAAATGGCCATTGTGATTACAAAAGTACAGATTAGAGTAGTTCTTTGAGttataaatctttttttaaaaaacactttataaaatttaagaattgtttataaaatattctatatgaaataatttttttactgattgctttccttaattgtgagtttgtaTCCCATAAAAACTAAAGCTATTCTAACATTACACGTGGAGTCATGTAATATAAGAGCCAGATTATCTCAGTAAGTAGCATCCTGCTTAGAGATCCTTGACTGATTTTTACACTAGCATATGTGACGTATCAAGATATTCACAGCATTCAAGCCTTCCATGAACAGATTGTTATTGCAGTTAAAGCTCCAGCAGAAACCAGATTGGATGTTCCAGCTCCCAGAGAAGTAGGTGGCCCTGCATTTTTGAGATGTTTTAAAGAAGGAGGTGGGCCAACTGCTTAGGCTATTACTTATTATAGTTCCAGTAATTTAATAATGATTATGTGCATATTAGCTGCGTGCCTGAAAATGCTCACAGCCTTTTGaaacatattttaatttgttttgagtAGCACAACAAATGAGGTAGTCATGATTACTGTCCTCTTAAAGGTGAGAACTCTGAAGCATAGAAAGATTAATTTACTTTCTTGAAATTACACAGTAAGTGACAGacccagaattcaaacccaggtagtTTGGCTTTAGAGTTTGTTCTTAACCATTGTCTTATAATGCTTCTTAGGGGAACCACCAAAAATTGGCCTCCCTAGGGAATTAACTCACTAACACACTCATAAACTAATGAGTAAATGAGAACACTAAGTTTCATTTAAACTGAAAAGTAAATtgctgtgtaaatgaaaatattcctAATAGCTGCCAGCTGCTTAGCACACTCTTTCTGTTGCAGGAAAGTTTGTATTAAAAGATAATTGTCATCAGAAGGTTGCTTGGTAAGGATGGAATCAGAACCAAGGAATGTGGCCATTCTGGGGACAGAGCATCAAGTTCTGACTGCTTGATAGACCCGTCAGTGTTCCTAGTGATGTCTGCTGCATGCTGTAGGGACCGACCTCCCCCTAGTGAAGAATTTTCTCACCACCCATCTTTCTTTTACCCCCAGAGACCACTGTCTgagtaggagcatgttgttactTGACAGTGTGTTGTGAACCAGTGAAGGGGCTTCTCTTACTCTAGTCCCAGTCCCATTGTGACTTCTTGCTGATTGCTGATGTTTCCTAGTTGTTTCACTTAGATTTACATATGTTCTAAGTCTCCTAGGTAATATTCCTATTTAACGTGagtcatttaacaaatgtttaaactttttaaaaaaaataattaaccaCTAATCTTTCAGCACATCCTTCTTTGGGCCATGATAGTCTGTTCTGCAGTGACTCATGGCTTTTTCCCTTTATGCTATGAGCTGCTTCAGACTGTAATTGCCAAATCCTGCTGAGCCTTTGGGTCATGACCAGCCCTTCCCTTAGGGTCCCATTTAAAAGCTGATGCCCACGGGCCCTCTTGGCAGCCATTCTCAGCAAGGGGGAGAGTAGGTGGGAGCAGCAGACAAAGCACACTCCATTCAATGGAGTCCAGCCCCCCAAAGATTGGGAGATCTAGTGCCGGGGTACGTGGGTGGCCTTCTGGGTCAGATCCGGCCTGGTCTCTTTGAATAACTTTATTGGGACACAGCCATGGCCACCCGTTTAGTGTGTGGCTCCTTTCGCTCTGGAACGGCAGAACTGTGCAGTTGTGGCGATACTGTGCCCTGTGAAGCCTAAAATAGTATCTCACCCTTCACGGAAAATGCTTGCCCACCTCTGATTTGCTGGACTGTGACGTCCTCAGCTGGCTGGCAGTTCTGAGCCACATATTGGTGTCTTTCATTGTTCGAACTCTCTGTTGAGTTGTACAAGGTATGCCGCTCACACCACACCAGACCTGACCTGGCAGTCCAGGAGCCGAGTGGAAATGTTCTCCAGCCTCGCTGCCGGAGCCAGGAAGCTGTAGGAAGGATGGCCTGGGAGGCTTTGAGGCCCTCTGACAGGCTGCGTCTCGCTGAGCTCTGTTATGGAGCAGTGAGGTGCGGAgcaggagggagcccaggaccacGCAGGAGGCGAGCAGGGAGACTTCATGTCCCCGGGAGTTGAGCCCCCTCCCAGTCATAACAGAGGAACATCCCTGCTGGCACCGTTCCTTCAGAGTTTAGCAGAATTCGCAGTAGGAGCACCTAATTACCTGATTACCTGATACCTTACAGAGGAAGTATTTTAATTAATCTTGAGTGAATTTAAAAATCCAAAGCATGTGAATAATTATAACTACTTCATAGTAGTCCTTTATGGGCAATTCTTTCTTCTGGTGTTTTAAATTACATGAGGTATGTTTTGTCTTGATCTCATCCTCTTACCTCTTCCAAGTGGAAGGGAGAGTGGTCCTGTCAGGTTAGCTCAGTGTCTCTTCTGTGGTCTGGACATCTAAACACAGAATCCAAAACACGCTCGAAACTACAGGGTATTTTTAGATTCCTTTGTTGTcaaaacactgatttttttatgCTCAAGTACAGACTCCTTGAGGGGGTCAACTCCCTCAGTAGAGGAACATGGGCACCTGAGTACTGAGGGGTTCACATTATGGCCCAGAAACTATGCCCGCAGGAACAAGCAGCCTTGGTACCTGTGTGACCTGGCCAGTGGTTCACTGGGGCGAAAGCCAAGCACATCATTCTCTCAAGTATGTGGTGAAAGAAAACGACCTGAATTAAGATTTTCAGAAACGTCCCTTGAAACTTTTGCAGTACTCGTGAGTGGGGAAGTAGAGTCAGTGCCTTCTGTCCTTCATCGTGGTGTTGTGTGTGCCTTCCGCTAGGACTCCATCACGGTGCACATAAGGAGCACTGGAGGCCCCATTGATGTGTACCTGTGTGAGGTCGAGCAGGGCCACTCGAGCAGCGGGACGGCTGAAGGTCTAGGGACCTCTTCATCTAAGAGCAAACAGCCAGAACACCCTGAGAAAGGTAAACGTACCGGTTTTGTGATTAGGACTGTGATTttaagtatatatgtgtgtgtgtgtgtatatatatatatatatagtgttatAAGTGCAGATTAGAGATATTTTTACTCTTCCTAGCCACAAAAATATGAGTTAAACAATTACAAGGTATTTCTGACTATAGTTTAGACTGTTTCTGACAAATTCATAGTCAGATTCCACGGCGTTTTGGTGTCAGTGAAAACGCAGAGCTGCAGTTGGCCCCGTGGGGACCAGCTGGCGTGCCGTCTGTAAGTACGGCCGTCCTCATCTCTGACAGGTGCTTCAGAGGCTTAGTTCCTCTTCATTCTTGGGAGACTTCAAACATTGACGACCTGCCATTAACATAAGAATGTGGTTCTTGACCAgggatcttccttttttttttaaagcactcgAATTATATGTTCTGTTACCTATCTGCCTTTTAAACCCTCACTTAGGAGAATTTCTTTCATGTTGgttatttttcagaagaaaatccTCCACAGAAAAGTGAAGAATCGCTTGAAATGAGCAACTGATAGCATTTGAGAATTCGTGTGTGGAGTTTTTTGGGATGAATTATGCATTACATTTGATTCTCAGAGCAATAAGTCATCCACGAAGTTCTCTCGTCTCAGTCAGTAGCAGCATTAAGGCCAGTAGTGTCCTTGGGTAGTTCACTACTTAGATACTGGATAATCATGGTTTCCGTATTTGCAAACAACTTTTTATAATTATTCGCTGCTTTTATCAGTGAAATAGACATCTTGCCTATTGAAATCACTTCCTCACAAAGAGAATCACTAAAACAGATGGTCAGGCCTAAAATGGACAGTTCTTCGTGGACTCTGCCCTTCCCTTCAAGGATCATATGTTGTTATCACAAAGGAAATTGCCTTACACGGGTTCATGTCTGCAATTACTTGTACGTACACTGGTCGGGTGTACACACGCATCTAAATGTGGTGATGTATATATCTGTATAATGTTTAGATTACTTATGAAATGAGTAAGTGAAGCTTTTCACCCCTGTACAGccaaaaataatgtatatatggAAAGTAACAGACAAATTCTCTAATTTCTGTGGTATCTATAACTTATTAGAATCCTCTGAATGAGGGTTAGAGAAGTTTTTTCCAAACTTCTATATGTAGAAGTATCTTGAATAATCTACACATATCAAGTTCATGGAATTAATTAAAGTATTTCAATATTGTTCCCAGTGCTAAAATTGAAATCTGATTCTTCTTGAGTTGCTGTGTCTGAGCAGCCTGGTGGGATGCCCTCAGGCTTTAGGGGCAAGTGTAGAAATGCCATCAGGTAATGTCTTAATTCATTGCAAGACATGAATTCAATCATGATGAAAATTAGAAACTATTTTAACCTTTTTGCAAGCAGATTTTACAGTGTTTCTGTACGCAGCCTTGCTCTTCTATCAGAGGAGTTTACTTACTTAACAATGAGTTAGTTGTATGCTGCCCTCTCTTCCAGCTCTAGTCCCACGTTTCCAAGTACCTGGCTATTACTACCTCACTGGGTAAGTCATTtaccactctgtgcctcagtttactcagtAGTTTACcattagactgtgagctccttgagggacTTTGTCTTAATCATTGTTAAACCCAGCGCCTTGTactatgcctggcacataaaaagtgctcaataaatgtttgaataaatcagtgagtgagtgagtgaattgTAAAATCAGACAGTAGTGCTTACATGCAGGATTCTCATATCATTCAGATTCATATGTTAATCCTCTCTTGCTTTCAAAGATTTGAAGCAACTTGAAATTAAGACCCTGTGTAAAAGGATTTATAATAAAGAGTCAAAAATCAAAATACTGATGTGTAGGATTCACATACCTTTGAGCTCCGGGGCTTTTGCCAATCCTGTCCTCTGCTGAACTCCAGCCTCCTCCCTCCAAGCCGCCGCACTGCCTTCCTGATGTCAGCCTAGGACTGCTAATAGCGCCCCGTGTTTGGACATGCTCAGGAACGTGCGGTTTTAGGCAGGAGTGGAGGGTATACGGGTCAGGTGCTCAGCGGAAGGATGTGAGCTCTGCGGAAGAGGTTCCACAGGTGTCGGTTTATACGACTGCTAAAGCCATGAGAGGGTGGAGCAGAAGAGGAGAGGCCGGGAACATCTGTGTTTAAGAGGAAAAACACGAGCAGCCTTTCctaagaaggaataataaagcagggtggggtggggcgaCCGAGGAGGGTAGCGCCCCCCAGAACTAGCAGGAAGCTTTGCCAACGGTGACAGTGTTGTTCTGAGCAGCAGTGCCTTCGTTGTAAAATGCGACAAATGTTCTACTTTACAAACTGTTCGGAGGGTAAAATGAGATCGTGTAATCAGAAGTCCTTCGTACGCCGTAGACGTGTCACATAAATGAACGCTCTCGCCCACCACTCCATCTCCCAGCGTTTGGCCTCTTCTTTCTGACCGTTAAGGACGCCTCCCTGGGATGGGCTCCCGGGCCGTTCCTCCCACCCCCATTCTGAGCAGGCCACCGCGGTCTCTGTATGTACACTGCTGCTGCCAGGCATGGCACCGAGCCCCGGTCACAGCCCTGAGCGGTCCCGTTTCCTTCAGGCCGAGGTGCAAACTCTTGACCCAGAAGCCTCCAGGCCTGCCCCAGCCTAGCTTTGCGGTCTTGTTACTTGCCTTGCAAGCCCGCAGCCCAGACCAAACCGGTCTAGTTGCCGGGCCTGACGCACGCATCGCACTCTCCcgcctctgtgcctttgctctTACCCTCCTGCCCACAAAGGTCATCCTTTGTTTTCAAAACGGTGCCCCCTTTCTGCACGGAGCTCACACCCCTCCTTGGACCGGCCTTCGTGCCTCAGTCGATAAGGAGCATTTGGTAGCCATCCTTTTAGATTGCTGCCAGGTTTTCCTGACCAGTTTACCTGCTCTCAGGCTGTAGGGACCGTATCTACCGTGTGTTTGTGTTTCCCACGTTTATGTAGTGTTGAAAAAGCTTCTGCTGGTTGCCAAGTGACCTGACTTCATTCAACCCAActctcaaaaatttttaaacaaaaacgtCTGActtttcaaaaacacaaagcaacaGTTttccctgaaagaaaaaaaattccaattcTGTACCAATTTTGCATTTTGTTAAAAGTGACAGCTCATCTGCCTGATTGTAACCCGCCCCCCCCCCTTGGAAGGTGAGCACCTTTTTGCTGTGAGTGCACTGTTGTCAGGAGAGAGGCTTTACACCTGAGACGGCCATGACCGCTTTTGTTCCTCCCCTTTGGCCTGTTCATACCCTGGGCTGGCACAGGGCGGGTGTCGGCTGGATGCCAACAGCTACACGAGAGAACCATGCTGTGGCTGGCGGCCGGAGGGTCTTGAGCCAGAACTGCGTGTCTCTGCAGGACAGGAGCGATAAAGGAGCCGTGTCTCCGAACCCCGGGAACCTGCCCTGTGATTATGCACCAAGATTAAAGGCGAAAATAGGATAAAGCCACCAAGGTCATTGAAAGCAAGTCATCCCAGTACAGTGGTGTGCGTTGGCTCTTGAATTCTGCCCGTGGTTAGCTTGCCGCGCCCGCGGCCGCCAGGTGTCAGCGCCGCGGTGAAGGCAGGGCCCGTGGCCTGGGCACCTGCCCTGACAGCGACTCTGCCAGCTGGGGACGCGCCGGCAGCTTGTGTGCCTGAGGCCCCATTGTCACTGCTGTCGGGGAAGGGGCAGTGTTGGGTCTCTCAGCCTGGCCAGAAGCCAGGAAGTGGGGGCTCACAGGAAGAGGTCCCCgagaggaggtggagaaagggaaaaatgaaggaggaagggaagaaaacttcCCAGAACCACACCAGTGTGGGGCACCACTCCGGCCTCTGCCACCCTCAAACACCACCTCTTTAGAAGCAAAGGACTAGCTTCTCTCATGAGTTTCAAAAGAAACTGGGCATTAAAGGCTCAGTCCCCTTGGGTTCCCTCCATTTGGGACCCATTTTCTTGCCTGCAGAAATACCCCCAGGGGAGCCCTGCAGCTCAGTTACACCAGTGGTCCTCCTCTGGGGGCCGTGCCCGTCGGGGGACCTTGGCAAGACCTGGGCACATCTCGGGTCGCCATGGCTGGAGAGTGCAGCTGGCATCTCTGTGGTGGGGGCCCAGGGTGCTGCTACCCATAATGCCCAGGCAGCCCAGCCCGAATCAGCCGTTCCGAATGTCAGCAGGCTGAGGTGGGGAACCCCGAGTTACTGCAGTAACAGGCAGGTCAGCTGTCCGACTCAGAGGGGATGTGTTAACGTGTCCCTTTGCCCACCAATCTGAAGCCGTGTCTCCAATCAGATTCATTAATGATGGTAAAGATAGATTGTCTCTCAGACTTTAGTGCCTGTCAGTTAATTCTGACCACAGAAGGGAAGAAGGATGTAACTTACTGGGTAAAGAGCCCATAGCAGGCTTTGCACTGAGGCACCACGGTAGCGAGGACTAAATTCACCCGCAAGTAACAGAAACCACCCCCCCCAGAACACTGGCGGCTTTACAAACGTCTGACACAGAGGAGGCCTGCAGGTAGTCCTGAGTTGGTCTGGCTCAGCAAAGGGTCAGGGCCCAAGGCTCCTCCCAGGTAGGTCTCCCATGCTTGGCTTCTAGTCCCAAGGTCACTTCAGACCCCAGGAGAGCTGCTAGAACCCCAGCCCTGACGTCTACATACCAGCCTACAGCAGGATGAAGAAAGGGGAGGGTACCCCCTTTTCCTTAAGGACACTTCCTACAAGTGGTGCCTCTGGCTTCAATGTACAGACACTGGCCACAAAGTAACCACTTAGATTTAGAAATGCAATGGTTCCTGCAGGAGGGGTACCCTGTGCCCAGCTCACAGCCTGGAGTTCTGTACTGTGAGATGGGAAGAACGGTAGGATGGGGGTTGCAAGTGGTCACCTAGATCCGATCCTCCTCCCCAGCACAGGAATACTACCTTCTAGGGAGACCATGGGACGACTCCTAGCCAGCTGGCTATGAGGCAAAGTGACCTGTAGCAAAGAAACCACATAAAATTCTCTAGTAGCCTTTACCTGGCGCAGCAACCGGGAAAGCCACAGGTTCCGGATGATGCAGCTATAAGTTCCTGGAGCTTCATCAGCCTGGATCCCCAAACGACTGCATGGAATAGAGCTCAGCCAGTCTGCATGCAACATGAAATGTGTCAAATCGTTGGGATCTattagaagttaaactgttatgCAACAGAGCCATGTTTAACCTAACCAGTCTGTCTGGGGACAACTAGCAGTCTCTGCCACAGGTCGATGAGTGAAAGAACAATGCTGTTAAAAAGGCCTCACAACAAACCGGTCTCACATGCTTTCGATGCACTCGCAGCAGTTGTCCATTGCTTATAATCAACAaaactgaatccatttgtttgccaCTAGTGTAATGGGAGTCTAACCCAGGTTTGTGTAATGATTGCCATCTAGTGGAGAGTTACATTATTCATACTCACTTGCTTTCAACTGAGCAGATGTTGCTAAAGAATAGCATTGATGGGGAGGatgcggaaaaaggggaaccctcctacactgctggtgggaatgtaagctagttcaaccattgtggaaagcaatatggaggttcctcaaaaaactaaaaatagtaataccatttgacccgggaatcccactccttggaatttacccaaagaatacaactcagattcagaaagacatatgcacccctatgttaattgcagcactatttacaatagccaagataaggaagcaacctaagtgtccatcagtagatgaatggataaagaagatgtggtacatatacacaatggaatactatagccataagaaagaaacaaatcctaccatttgcaacaacatggatggaactggaggatatgcccagtgaaataagccaggtggagaaagacaagtgccaaatgatttccctcatttctggtgtataacaatgaagcaaaactgaaggaacaaaacagcagcagactcacagactccaagaaaggactagtggttaccaaaggggaggggtgtggggggtcgggagggagggagatggggattgaggggtattatgtttagtacacatggtgtggggggtcacggggaaaactgtagcacagagaaggcaaatagtggatctgtggcatcttactacactgatggacagtgactgcaatgggatatgggggggacttaataatatgggtaaatgtagtagccacattgttttttcatgtgaaaccttcataagagtgtgtatcagtaataccttaataaaaaaaaaaagaa from the Manis pentadactyla isolate mManPen7 chromosome 2, mManPen7.hap1, whole genome shotgun sequence genome contains:
- the E2F6 gene encoding transcription factor E2F6 is translated as MSQQRPARKLPSLLVDPAEETVRRRCRDPINVEGLLPSKIRINLEDNVQYVSMRKALKVKRPRFDVSLVYLTRKFMDLVRSAPGGILDLNKVATKLGVRKRRVYDITNVLDGIDLVEKKSKNHIRWIGSDLSSFGALPQQKQLQEELSDLSAMEDALDDLIKDCAQQLFELTDDKENERLAYVTYQDIHSIQAFHEQIVIAVKAPAETRLDVPAPREDSITVHIRSTGGPIDVYLCEVEQGHSSSGTAEGLGTSSSKSKQPEHPEKEENPPQKSEESLEMSN